The sequence NNNNNNNNNNNNCGGCAACGCTGGGCCACGCCACCCCCGGGCCCCGGAGAGCCCGATCACGCCGGACCATGCCAGCCCGGGCCCCGGAGAGGCCGTCCATGCCGGGCCACGCCTCCCCCGGGCCCCGGAGAGCCCGGCGACGCCAGACCACGCGAGCCTGGGCCCCGGAGAGGCGGCcacgccgggccacgccaGCCCGGGCCTCGGAGAGCCCTGCcacgccgggccacgccaGCCCGGCCCCGGAGAAGCCGGCCACGCGGCGCCACGCCAACCCCGGGCCCCGGAGAGCCCGGCcacgccgggccacgccaCCCCCGGGCCCGGAGAGGCGGCCACGCCGGGCCAGGCCAGCCCGGGCCCCGGAGAGCCCGTCCACGCCGGGCCACGCAATCCCGGCCCCGGAGAGGCCGTACACGCCGGGCTACGCCAAACGCGGGCCCCGGAGAGGCGGTcacgccgggccacgccaGCCCGGTCCCCGGAGAGGCCGTCCACGCCGGGCAAAGCCACCCCCGGGCCCCGGAGGGCCCGGCGTCGCCGCGCCACGCCAACCCGGGCCACGGAAATGCCGGTAAAGCCGGGTCACGCCAGACGCGGGCCCCGGAGAGCCCGGCCACGCCGGACCACGCCAGCCCGTCCCCGGAGAAGCCGTCCACGCCGCGGCACGTCACATCCGGGCCACGGAGAGCCCGGCATCGCCGGGCCAC is a genomic window of Vespula pensylvanica isolate Volc-1 unplaced genomic scaffold, ASM1446617v1 scaffold0025, whole genome shotgun sequence containing:
- the LOC122637390 gene encoding basic proline-rich protein-like, with product MPARAPERPSMPGHASPGPRRARRRQTTRAWAPERRPRRATPARASESPATPGHASPAPEKPATRRHANPGPRRARPRRATPPPGPERRPRRARPARAPESPSTPGHAIPAPERPYTPGYAKRGPRRGGHAGPRQPGPRRGRPRRAKPPPGPGGPGVAAPRQPGPRKCR